Proteins co-encoded in one Schaalia radingae genomic window:
- the rsgA gene encoding ribosome small subunit-dependent GTPase A: MNRRDIGTDDPRVRVRPGRGSRPRTKKRPDWSTRPLGRVIAINRGRFIVAADSGVRIVAVQARELGRGSVVVGDRVRLTGDLSGAKDTLGRIVAVEERSSVLRRSREDVPEQREKIIVANAQLMVIVTALASPPPRIGMIDRCLVAAHEAGMESLVVLTKSDLAPADDIIRTYDGFGVPFVVTTASGTDEGGCGQVTTGLEELRAHVEGRTSVLVGHSGVGKSTLINALVPDAHRSVGHVNAVTGRGRHTSTSLEAFMLPSGGWVIDTPGVRSFGLAHVDESDVLAVFPELKDVCSWCLPMCTHLESEPSCALDAWISGQEPFNAQPVSSDESDRRRRIVDSARRLLESTASARAHH, encoded by the coding sequence GTGAACAGACGCGATATCGGCACTGATGATCCGCGGGTGCGAGTGCGTCCTGGTCGAGGATCCCGGCCGCGCACCAAGAAGCGCCCGGACTGGTCGACCCGCCCGCTGGGTCGCGTTATTGCGATTAACCGCGGGCGTTTCATTGTTGCCGCCGATAGCGGTGTACGCATTGTTGCAGTGCAGGCTCGCGAGCTGGGTCGCGGCTCTGTCGTTGTCGGTGACCGAGTGCGGCTGACGGGAGACCTGTCGGGTGCGAAAGATACTCTGGGGCGCATCGTCGCTGTTGAGGAGCGCTCATCGGTGCTGCGGCGCTCGCGTGAGGATGTGCCTGAACAGCGCGAGAAGATCATCGTGGCAAACGCGCAGCTGATGGTGATCGTTACGGCGCTGGCCAGTCCGCCGCCTCGGATCGGGATGATTGACCGGTGTCTGGTTGCCGCACATGAGGCAGGTATGGAATCCCTCGTCGTCCTGACGAAGTCTGACCTGGCGCCTGCTGACGACATTATTCGTACCTACGACGGCTTTGGTGTCCCCTTTGTCGTGACGACAGCTTCAGGAACCGATGAAGGCGGCTGTGGGCAAGTCACGACTGGTTTGGAGGAACTGCGCGCTCACGTGGAAGGCAGGACGTCGGTGCTCGTCGGCCATTCGGGAGTGGGTAAGTCCACGCTCATCAATGCGCTGGTACCCGATGCGCATCGCAGTGTGGGTCACGTCAATGCCGTGACTGGACGAGGGCGGCACACGTCCACGTCGTTGGAAGCTTTCATGTTGCCGTCAGGCGGGTGGGTGATTGACACGCCCGGGGTCCGTTCCTTCGGCCTGGCCCACGTTGACGAATCCGATGTACTGGCGGTGTTCCCTGAGCTGAAGGATGTGTGTTCGTGGTGCTTGCCGATGTGCACGCATCTGGAGTCGGAGCCTTCATGCGCGCTGGACGCATGGATCAGTGGGCAGGAACCTTTCAACGCGCAACCGGTCAGCAGTGACGAATCGGACAGGCGGCGCAGGATTGTCGATTCGGCGCGCCGACTTCTCGAGTCCACGGCTAGCGCAAGAGCTCACCACTGA
- a CDS encoding inositol monophosphatase family protein: protein MSDTRRYIEDLRLAHVLADQVDALTMDRFGAQDLQVESKPDLTPVTDADRAAEDLIRSQLSHVRSRDAVVGEERGSSGHSARRWIIDPIDGTKNFVRGVPVWATLIALVEDDRVVMGLASAPALKRRWWAAADQGAWTGTSLMRAKKISVSKVDSIEDASLSYSSLDGWLHHDRGGQFLQLQSSFWRTRAYGDFWSYMLVAEGAVDAACEPELNVWDMAACCAIVTEAGGSFTSLTGEDGPWGDNACASNGLIHKEILTQLDWPDSTSD, encoded by the coding sequence ATGTCTGATACTCGCCGTTACATTGAGGACCTCCGCCTGGCGCACGTCCTCGCAGACCAGGTGGATGCGCTGACGATGGATCGTTTCGGTGCGCAGGATCTTCAGGTTGAGTCCAAGCCCGACCTCACTCCCGTAACCGATGCTGACCGTGCGGCGGAGGATTTGATCCGCTCCCAGCTGTCCCACGTGCGCTCGCGCGACGCGGTAGTCGGTGAGGAACGAGGCTCGTCGGGCCATTCTGCCCGCCGGTGGATCATCGATCCGATTGACGGGACGAAGAATTTTGTGCGCGGTGTGCCGGTGTGGGCAACGCTGATCGCTCTGGTTGAAGATGATCGGGTCGTGATGGGACTTGCCTCTGCGCCCGCGTTGAAGCGGCGCTGGTGGGCTGCTGCTGACCAGGGAGCGTGGACCGGCACCTCGTTGATGCGAGCGAAGAAAATCTCCGTGTCGAAGGTGGATTCGATCGAGGATGCGTCCCTGTCGTATTCCTCGCTGGACGGATGGCTCCACCATGATCGAGGAGGGCAATTCCTCCAGCTACAGTCATCATTTTGGCGCACCCGTGCCTACGGTGATTTCTGGAGCTACATGCTGGTCGCTGAAGGTGCGGTCGATGCAGCATGCGAACCGGAACTGAACGTGTGGGATATGGCGGCGTGCTGTGCGATTGTGACTGAAGCTGGCGGTTCTTTCACGTCGTTGACCGGCGAGGACGGCCCGTGGGGTGACAATGCGTGTGCCTCCAACGGACTGATTCACAAGGAGATTCTGACCCAGCTGGATTGGCCTGACAGCACCTCTGATTAG
- a CDS encoding exonuclease SbcCD subunit D: protein MLIVHTSDWHVGRTLHGADLSPARDLFFEWLIDLVKSRHVDALLISGDLFDRAVPPAHVLRPLSDALVRLCSLTRVIIIPGNHDSAIRLGYLAPFLQDSLTIASTIEDIDRPIVVTSSDGEHATIYAIPYLEPDLVREPLSDIIDEDGQAIPLVRSHEAVISAALRRIGADIEARHHGHGMRSGEVTGGHDGGRDNDESSGTLNSDDGVRIVMSHAFFTGGAPSESERDIQVGGVASVPAGVFDEYGIDYVAAGHLHRPQNISGSSATIRYSGSPMPFSFSEASSTQSVTLLHIDAGTLTDIETVPTPIWRNLDVIEGPFEQVISDQYAEQRDDFVSITVTDDIRPRDLIARIRHVFPYALAILHAPPVPASQRLTGPSRQAARSDRAVIDEYFEQTIGRSLNEAERSVIDSVWEQIQVRSVQ, encoded by the coding sequence ATGTTGATTGTGCACACCTCTGACTGGCATGTTGGCCGCACCCTGCACGGGGCCGACCTGTCCCCAGCGCGCGACCTCTTCTTCGAGTGGCTCATCGATCTGGTGAAGTCGCGCCACGTCGATGCGCTCCTCATCAGCGGCGATTTATTCGATCGAGCAGTCCCTCCCGCCCACGTTCTCCGTCCTCTGTCGGACGCCCTTGTTCGCCTATGTTCACTGACTCGTGTCATCATCATTCCCGGCAATCACGATTCCGCCATTCGGCTGGGCTACCTCGCTCCTTTTCTTCAAGACTCACTCACGATTGCTTCCACCATCGAGGACATTGACCGCCCCATCGTCGTCACGTCCAGCGACGGTGAGCATGCCACCATCTACGCGATTCCCTACCTCGAGCCTGACCTGGTGCGCGAACCCCTGTCTGACATTATTGACGAGGATGGCCAGGCGATTCCGTTGGTGCGTTCGCATGAGGCCGTCATAAGTGCTGCGTTGCGCCGAATCGGTGCCGATATCGAGGCTCGCCACCATGGACACGGTATGCGCAGCGGTGAGGTGACCGGCGGACATGACGGCGGGCGTGACAACGATGAGTCCAGTGGCACTCTGAACAGCGATGACGGCGTGCGAATCGTCATGTCGCACGCATTCTTCACAGGCGGAGCCCCATCTGAATCAGAACGCGACATCCAGGTCGGTGGGGTCGCCTCGGTGCCAGCGGGTGTCTTCGACGAATACGGTATTGACTATGTGGCTGCCGGCCACCTCCACCGGCCGCAAAATATCAGCGGAAGCAGCGCCACGATCCGCTACAGCGGATCACCTATGCCGTTTTCCTTTTCTGAGGCTTCCTCCACCCAATCGGTGACGCTTCTTCATATTGACGCAGGCACACTCACCGACATTGAGACCGTTCCCACCCCTATCTGGCGCAATCTCGACGTGATCGAGGGGCCCTTCGAACAGGTTATTTCTGACCAGTATGCGGAGCAGAGAGACGACTTCGTCTCGATCACGGTAACTGACGACATTCGTCCGCGTGACCTGATTGCACGCATCCGTCACGTCTTTCCCTACGCGCTCGCCATCTTGCATGCGCCACCCGTGCCCGCCAGCCAACGCCTTACCGGTCCGAGCAGACAGGCCGCGCGCTCAGATCGTGCCGTCATTGACGAGTACTTCGAGCAGACGATCGGCCGTTCCCTGAATGAAGCAGAGCGGTCCGTCATTGATTCAGTGTGGGAGCAGATCCAGGTCAGGAGCGTCCAATGA
- a CDS encoding glutamine amidotransferase, producing MSQPFLMLTSRSEEVVARDELINLPRLAGLSSDEIVHVRMEADPFPSVNFDEYSGIILCGSPFDVAAPEDRKSQVQHDIERNLFALFDRLLDESFPFFGICYGLGLLAVHQGGRVGPEAAEEISAPQMTLTSAAAGDPLCEGVPDTFRAFVGHHEAVTAMPDSAVLIAQGPSIAPVQLIRVGESCWASQFHPELDHAGIDVRIREYADRGYYAPTERARIESETASADVSGAHLFLQNFARHFRRG from the coding sequence ATGTCACAACCATTCCTCATGCTGACCTCACGTAGCGAAGAAGTCGTTGCACGCGATGAGCTGATTAACCTGCCGCGCCTGGCAGGCCTGTCATCCGATGAGATCGTCCATGTGCGAATGGAAGCTGACCCCTTCCCATCAGTCAACTTCGACGAGTATTCCGGAATCATTCTGTGCGGATCACCGTTTGACGTGGCCGCTCCTGAAGACCGGAAAAGTCAGGTACAGCACGATATTGAGCGTAATCTTTTCGCACTCTTTGACCGCCTCCTCGACGAGTCCTTCCCCTTTTTCGGAATCTGCTACGGCCTGGGTCTACTTGCTGTGCATCAGGGCGGACGCGTCGGACCTGAAGCTGCCGAGGAGATCTCCGCACCGCAGATGACACTCACGTCTGCCGCCGCAGGGGATCCGCTGTGCGAGGGAGTGCCCGACACGTTCCGCGCATTCGTCGGCCACCACGAGGCCGTGACCGCCATGCCTGACAGTGCTGTGCTCATTGCGCAGGGACCGTCTATCGCGCCAGTGCAGCTGATCAGGGTAGGGGAGTCGTGCTGGGCCAGCCAGTTCCACCCCGAACTTGATCACGCAGGTATTGACGTGCGAATCCGCGAATATGCGGACCGGGGTTATTATGCGCCGACTGAACGTGCCCGCATTGAGTCGGAAACCGCGTCGGCCGATGTGTCGGGCGCGCACTTATTCCTGCAAAACTTCGCTCGCCATTTCCGCCGGGGCTGA